Proteins from a genomic interval of Mesobacillus sp. S13:
- a CDS encoding HTH-type transcriptional regulator Hpr: MGDKNYSMKEAMMFSQRIAQLSKALWKSVEKDWQQWIKPFDLNINEHHILWIAYHLNGASISDVAKFGVMHVSTAFNFSKKLEERGYLKFSKKESDKRNTYIQLTEEGEGILLALMESYEPDNNAVFSGAMPLKELYGKFPDIIEIMAIVRNIYGDDFMEIFEKSFSNIDRKFSDEDGTLKKIDPAEKEYA, translated from the coding sequence ATGGGAGATAAAAATTATTCTATGAAAGAAGCAATGATGTTTAGTCAAAGAATTGCCCAGCTGAGCAAAGCCTTATGGAAGTCTGTAGAGAAGGACTGGCAGCAATGGATCAAACCATTCGACCTTAATATCAATGAGCATCATATCTTATGGATCGCTTATCATTTGAATGGAGCTTCGATTTCTGATGTTGCTAAGTTTGGCGTCATGCATGTGTCCACTGCTTTCAATTTCTCGAAGAAGCTTGAGGAACGCGGTTATTTAAAGTTTTCCAAAAAGGAAAGCGACAAAAGAAATACGTATATCCAACTTACGGAAGAAGGAGAAGGTATATTACTCGCCCTAATGGAAAGCTATGAGCCAGATAATAATGCTGTTTTTTCAGGGGCCATGCCATTGAAGGAACTATATGGCAAGTTCCCGGACATCATTGAAATCATGGCTATTGTCCGCAATATTTATGGTGATGACTTTATGGAAATATTCGAGAAGTCTTTTTCGAATATTGATAGGAAGTTTTCCGATGAGGACGGCACACTTAAAAA